The Marinobacter sp. MDS2 genome includes a region encoding these proteins:
- a CDS encoding primosomal protein N', with amino-acid sequence MTHPKTARIALNRPLRRLFDYRIPDNLQLTPGQRVNVPFGRQTLTGLVVETGVQPPKGITLKPIQAALEPWPALPDNTFRLLTWASDYYQHPLGECLFTALPPALRRGRPAALKPDEQWQTTTTEAALPANAHRQVALFNAIKTAPGITSSALVQSGYSRAQIRSLEQKELIQQSVASNVQPEIPEAALPAPVLSNAQQKAAEELPEDTRQFSASLLFGITGSGKTELYLHYLKTRLLHNEQALVLVPEINLTPQTVARFRRYFGNRIQVWHSALNDSDRLSTWLKIRNGEPIILIGTRSAVLLPFINLRTIIVDEEHDSSYKQGEGFRYSGRDVAVYRAHLNQCPVILGSATPSLESWHNASQGKYNLARLEQRAGNAKPPELTLLDIRSRPLEAGLARPTLTAIKETLDRGEQALVFVNRRGFAPIMMCFDCGHMEECPRCDTRLTYHRRDRAMRCHHCDYQAAASHTCPKCKSENFKPVGQGTERTEETLAEQFPDIPIVRVDRDSTQRKGSIQAILKQVNSGEPCILVGTQMLAKGHDFPNVTLAAVVNADGGLFSVDFRAPEQMIQTLLQVSGRAGRGDKPGKVLIQTCHSDHPLLNALCQGNYPAIADQLLAERESGLLPPFRAMAILRAEADTMQNSLQLLDSLKPVASTPGVEVWGPLPAVIARKADRHRAQLILVSDHRKQLNRLLTYLCQHLDQTKLPSNTKWMVDVDPQETG; translated from the coding sequence GTGACACATCCCAAAACCGCACGCATCGCCTTGAACCGCCCCCTGCGCCGGCTGTTCGATTACCGTATCCCGGACAACCTGCAACTCACGCCCGGCCAACGGGTTAACGTACCTTTCGGCCGGCAGACACTGACCGGCCTCGTGGTTGAAACCGGCGTGCAGCCGCCGAAAGGCATCACCCTAAAACCCATACAAGCGGCGCTCGAGCCGTGGCCTGCGCTTCCGGACAACACCTTTCGCCTGCTCACTTGGGCCAGCGACTATTACCAGCACCCACTGGGGGAATGCCTGTTTACCGCCCTGCCCCCGGCGCTTCGGCGCGGAAGACCCGCAGCTCTGAAACCCGACGAGCAATGGCAAACCACCACAACCGAAGCAGCACTGCCAGCGAACGCCCATCGGCAAGTCGCACTCTTCAACGCCATCAAAACAGCGCCCGGCATCACCTCCAGCGCACTGGTGCAGTCTGGCTATAGCCGAGCCCAAATTCGCTCGCTGGAACAAAAAGAACTAATCCAGCAAAGTGTCGCCTCAAATGTACAGCCGGAGATCCCGGAAGCAGCTCTCCCCGCTCCCGTATTATCCAACGCCCAACAAAAGGCCGCTGAAGAGCTACCAGAAGACACCAGGCAGTTCTCCGCAAGCTTGCTGTTCGGCATCACCGGTAGCGGCAAAACCGAGCTGTACCTGCACTATCTAAAAACGCGCCTTCTGCATAACGAACAAGCGTTGGTACTGGTGCCGGAAATCAATCTGACACCGCAAACCGTCGCCCGATTCCGCCGTTACTTCGGCAACCGCATTCAGGTATGGCACTCTGCCCTGAACGATAGTGACCGCCTTAGCACCTGGCTAAAGATTCGCAACGGCGAGCCAATCATTCTAATAGGCACCCGGTCGGCCGTCCTGCTCCCTTTTATCAATCTTCGCACCATCATCGTGGACGAAGAGCACGACAGCTCCTACAAACAAGGCGAAGGCTTCCGCTACTCCGGCCGCGATGTCGCCGTTTACCGCGCCCATTTGAACCAATGTCCGGTTATTCTGGGTTCGGCAACGCCTTCTCTGGAATCCTGGCACAACGCCAGCCAAGGTAAATACAACCTTGCCCGCCTGGAACAAAGGGCCGGTAACGCCAAACCACCCGAGCTTACCCTCTTGGATATTCGCAGCCGCCCACTGGAAGCCGGGCTGGCCCGCCCTACCCTGACGGCTATAAAGGAAACACTGGATAGAGGTGAACAGGCGCTGGTATTCGTGAATCGCCGCGGCTTTGCCCCCATCATGATGTGCTTTGACTGTGGCCACATGGAAGAGTGCCCCCGCTGCGATACCCGCCTGACTTACCACCGGCGAGACCGGGCCATGCGCTGCCACCACTGCGACTACCAGGCCGCTGCAAGCCACACCTGCCCGAAATGCAAAAGCGAAAACTTCAAACCGGTGGGCCAAGGCACCGAGCGCACGGAGGAAACACTGGCGGAACAGTTCCCCGACATCCCGATCGTTCGGGTAGACCGGGACAGCACACAGCGCAAAGGCAGCATTCAAGCGATACTGAAACAGGTCAACAGTGGCGAGCCCTGTATTCTGGTGGGCACTCAAATGCTCGCGAAAGGCCACGACTTCCCCAACGTCACCTTAGCCGCCGTAGTCAACGCCGATGGCGGCTTGTTCAGCGTGGACTTCCGTGCGCCGGAACAAATGATTCAAACCCTGCTGCAAGTCAGCGGCCGGGCCGGCCGTGGCGACAAACCGGGCAAGGTGCTCATACAAACTTGCCACAGCGACCACCCCCTGCTGAATGCTTTATGCCAAGGCAATTACCCCGCCATCGCGGATCAACTTCTGGCCGAACGGGAATCCGGTTTACTGCCCCCATTCCGCGCGATGGCCATCCTGCGCGCAGAAGCCGACACCATGCAAAACAGCCTGCAGCTGCTTGACTCGCTGAAGCCCGTGGCCAGCACTCCCGGCGTTGAAGTGTGGGGGCCACTGCCCGCAGTTATCGCCCGAAAAGCCGACCGCCACCGTGCACAGCTAATATTGGTGAGTGATCACCGCAAACAACTCAACCGATTACTCACCTACCTGTGCCAGCATTTGGACCAAACCAAGCTGCCCAGTAACACCAAATGGATGGTGGATGTAGACCCGCAAGAAACCGGTTGA
- a CDS encoding MbcA/ParS/Xre antitoxin family protein, producing MTSETLRSTSPQEMAEVGLRICRRIARAWDLNESEQIGLLGIAPQSNEVHPESLERFSYILGIYKNLRILYPTEERANQWVKRPNRAFGGKSALEIMIEDPAPVRRYLDAQLV from the coding sequence ATGACCTCAGAAACACTTCGCAGTACATCACCCCAAGAGATGGCAGAGGTGGGTCTTCGGATTTGTCGCCGAATAGCAAGAGCCTGGGATCTTAACGAGTCAGAGCAGATAGGCCTTCTTGGGATAGCCCCGCAGAGCAATGAGGTACACCCCGAATCCCTGGAGCGGTTTTCCTATATTCTTGGAATCTATAAGAATTTGAGGATTTTGTATCCCACCGAGGAGCGGGCAAACCAGTGGGTGAAAAGGCCCAATAGGGCTTTTGGCGGCAAGTCGGCCTTAGAGATCATGATCGAAGATCCCGCTCCCGTGCGGCGGTATCTTGATGCTCAGTTGGTTTAA
- a CDS encoding class I SAM-dependent DNA methyltransferase, translated as MDPVQNTQAASLSSFVWEAANELWGDFKHTDFARIIIPLLLLRRMECVLEPTKEDVLEAYESEKGSGIDLSIYLPNISKLPFYNTSQYTMGTVGSTHTRSNLEQYVSHFSPNVRLVFEEFGFNNTVEELDKAKLLYRMVSRFSNIDLHPDVVSNRVLSNAYEDLIRKFAASINEKAGEFMTPKDVVRLTTKLVLSADEEIFTESGVIRSVYDPSCGLLGFITDAMDQIEEMGSTAKIIPYGQELDPKTHAMALTSMLILGWDGKNIVQGSTLSNDKLSDKRFHYGLANPPFGIKWDKDKSVVEAEHKNLGYAGRFGPGLPRVSDGSMLFLMHLISRMEDPENGGGRVGIVLSGSPLFTGDAGSGESEIRRWLLEQDYVEGIIALPNDMFFNTGIGTYVWILSNKKADQRKGKVQLINLANVWTLMRKSEGTKRRYLTDDQIDDVVRLYDSFTESENSKVFDTTDFAFRKVAIKRPLRGKLIVNEESISLLREGKQFQKLSKEQQEAWLDYFDEQHGEHEYDWAHGLVSRLKNTGKIGKTTKALGTEFANTLFQQDPDGDIVTDSKGNPIPDTSLNDTENVPFKQDVEAYFEEEVLPHLPDAFIDHSVRDEKDGDVGIVGYEINFNRYFYKYVPPRSLHDIDTDLKASEARIQALLDEVAE; from the coding sequence ATGGATCCAGTGCAAAATACTCAGGCAGCATCTCTTTCCTCATTTGTATGGGAGGCGGCTAACGAGCTGTGGGGCGATTTCAAGCACACAGACTTTGCTAGGATCATCATTCCGCTTTTGCTGCTTCGGCGAATGGAGTGTGTTTTGGAGCCAACGAAAGAGGATGTCCTGGAAGCGTATGAGTCCGAGAAAGGAAGCGGCATCGATCTGAGCATCTACCTTCCTAACATCTCGAAGCTGCCCTTTTACAACACCAGTCAGTACACCATGGGAACCGTTGGTTCCACACACACCCGATCAAACCTGGAACAATACGTCAGTCACTTCTCACCGAATGTCCGTCTGGTTTTCGAGGAGTTTGGGTTCAATAACACCGTTGAAGAGCTGGATAAGGCCAAGCTCCTGTACCGAATGGTCAGCCGCTTCTCCAATATCGACCTTCACCCGGATGTTGTTTCAAATCGTGTTCTTTCGAATGCCTATGAGGATCTGATCCGCAAGTTTGCGGCGTCGATCAATGAGAAGGCCGGGGAATTTATGACCCCGAAAGACGTTGTCCGCTTGACTACAAAGCTGGTTCTGAGTGCCGACGAAGAGATCTTCACGGAAAGCGGCGTTATCCGGTCAGTCTACGATCCTTCATGCGGTCTTCTGGGTTTTATCACTGACGCGATGGACCAGATCGAAGAGATGGGGTCTACCGCCAAAATCATTCCCTACGGACAGGAGCTTGATCCAAAAACTCACGCGATGGCACTGACCTCGATGCTGATTCTCGGATGGGATGGCAAGAATATCGTTCAGGGCAGCACCCTGTCCAACGACAAGTTGAGTGATAAGCGATTCCACTACGGCCTTGCGAATCCTCCCTTTGGGATCAAATGGGATAAGGATAAGTCGGTTGTTGAGGCCGAGCACAAAAACCTCGGCTATGCCGGTCGTTTTGGCCCCGGACTTCCACGTGTCAGTGACGGCTCTATGCTTTTCTTGATGCACCTGATTTCTCGGATGGAAGACCCTGAAAACGGCGGTGGCCGTGTTGGTATCGTGCTTTCAGGGTCGCCTCTGTTTACCGGTGATGCGGGCTCTGGTGAGTCTGAGATTCGTCGCTGGCTTCTTGAACAAGATTATGTGGAAGGCATCATTGCTCTACCGAACGACATGTTCTTCAACACTGGCATTGGCACCTACGTCTGGATTCTTTCCAATAAGAAGGCTGATCAACGGAAGGGCAAGGTTCAGCTCATTAACTTGGCTAATGTCTGGACGCTCATGAGGAAGTCTGAGGGCACCAAGCGTCGATACCTCACCGATGATCAGATTGACGATGTGGTTCGTCTGTATGACAGCTTCACTGAATCCGAGAACTCAAAAGTCTTTGACACCACTGACTTCGCCTTCCGCAAGGTTGCGATTAAGCGCCCTCTTCGTGGCAAGCTCATCGTCAATGAAGAAAGCATTTCCTTACTCCGTGAAGGGAAGCAATTCCAAAAGCTTTCGAAAGAACAGCAGGAGGCTTGGCTCGACTACTTTGATGAGCAACATGGCGAACATGAATACGACTGGGCGCACGGTCTGGTCAGCCGCCTGAAGAATACAGGCAAAATTGGCAAGACCACCAAGGCACTCGGAACCGAGTTCGCCAACACGCTGTTTCAGCAAGACCCTGACGGCGACATTGTCACCGACTCCAAGGGTAACCCTATTCCTGACACCTCTCTGAACGATACAGAGAATGTTCCGTTCAAGCAGGACGTAGAGGCCTATTTTGAAGAGGAGGTTCTACCCCATCTTCCAGATGCGTTCATTGATCACAGTGTCCGCGATGAGAAGGACGGTGACGTTGGCATTGTTGGCTACGAAATTAACTTCAATCGCTATTTCTATAAGTACGTTCCGCCGCGTTCATTGCACGATATAGATACTGATCTGAAGGCTTCTGAGGCTCGGATTCAAGCGCTGCTTGATGAGGTGGCTGAATGA
- a CDS encoding restriction endonuclease subunit S encodes MKSYPLYKNTGLSWIDEVPQEWKKVAIKFLASDKNSIFIDGDWIESNDITDSDSIRYITTGNVGVGRYIEKGNSFISEETFSKLRCKGVESGDILISRLNLPIGRSCIAPNLGQRVVTSVDNVILRSDDAYDRRFLVYLFSNPDYLNNAENLARGTTMQRISRTQLGNIRIFVPESLSEQKSIADFLDRTLAPVDSLIFEKQKFISLLKEKRQALISHVVTKGLDADVVMKDSGVEWIGEIPKHWTTSKLKHVSTCNDEALAESTDGNFEIEYVDIGSVKSDKGIVKSETLKFSDAPSRARRIVRDQDIIISTVRTYLKAIAPIDDPSSNLIVSTGFAVIRPKLVDSRYAKYFLMSSQFIHEVIVRSTGVGYPAITATNLMNIDLTIPDQRVQVEISDFLDQRIHKINSLIDETSKSIELLKEHRTALISAAVTGKIDLRKKEVA; translated from the coding sequence ATGAAAAGCTACCCCCTATACAAGAACACCGGCCTATCTTGGATCGATGAGGTTCCCCAGGAATGGAAAAAGGTTGCTATCAAATTCTTAGCATCAGATAAGAATTCAATATTTATTGATGGCGATTGGATTGAAAGCAACGATATTACCGACAGTGACAGTATTCGCTACATTACTACAGGAAACGTTGGGGTCGGTAGATATATCGAGAAAGGCAATTCTTTCATTAGCGAGGAAACTTTCTCTAAGTTGAGATGTAAAGGTGTTGAGTCTGGCGATATTTTGATAAGCAGGCTCAACCTTCCTATAGGTCGATCATGCATAGCTCCAAATCTCGGGCAGCGAGTTGTTACATCTGTAGACAACGTTATTTTGCGGAGTGATGATGCGTATGACCGAAGATTTCTAGTCTATCTGTTCTCTAACCCAGATTATCTTAATAACGCAGAAAACCTCGCCCGTGGCACGACCATGCAGAGAATTAGTCGCACTCAGCTTGGGAATATACGGATTTTTGTTCCTGAAAGTCTGAGCGAGCAAAAGTCAATTGCTGACTTTTTGGACCGTACACTTGCACCTGTGGATAGTTTGATTTTTGAGAAGCAAAAATTCATCAGCCTTCTCAAAGAAAAGCGCCAAGCCCTGATCTCACACGTTGTGACCAAAGGTTTGGATGCAGATGTGGTGATGAAGGATAGTGGGGTTGAGTGGATTGGTGAGATTCCGAAGCATTGGACAACATCAAAGCTTAAACATGTATCAACGTGCAACGATGAGGCTCTGGCCGAATCTACAGATGGAAATTTTGAAATTGAATATGTTGATATTGGCTCTGTTAAATCCGATAAAGGCATAGTTAAAAGTGAGACCCTTAAATTTTCGGATGCACCATCAAGAGCGCGAAGAATTGTCCGAGATCAAGATATTATAATTTCGACAGTTCGAACCTATTTGAAGGCTATCGCACCGATTGACGATCCTTCATCGAACTTAATTGTGTCAACTGGATTTGCAGTAATTAGACCTAAATTGGTTGATTCTAGGTATGCAAAATATTTTTTGATGTCAAGCCAATTTATACATGAGGTAATTGTTCGGTCAACAGGAGTTGGGTATCCAGCCATCACAGCAACTAATCTGATGAATATTGATCTGACTATTCCTGACCAGCGCGTTCAAGTTGAAATATCTGATTTTTTGGATCAACGAATCCATAAAATCAATAGTCTAATAGATGAAACATCAAAATCAATTGAGTTGCTTAAGGAGCACCGGACTGCTCTGATAAGTGCTGCTGTAACTGGAAAAATCGACCTAAGAAAGAAGGAGGTAGCGTAA